DNA sequence from the Deltaproteobacteria bacterium genome:
TGAACGCTGGGTAGCGGCGGGCCATTGTCCACCAGGAGGTGGAGATGGCGCGGACGAGGCTACCCATGCGGAAACTCAGAGAAATCCTGCGACTGAAGCTCGATCTCGGCGCGTCGGTGCGCGAGATCGCGCAGTCGTGCAACCTGGCGCGGAGTACGGCGAGCGACTACGTGGGCCGGATCGCGGCGGCGCAGCTCTCGTGGCCGCTGCCGCCGGAGCTGGACGACGACGAGGCGCTGGAGCGCCTGCTCTTCCCGCACGAGGGGCACCCGAAGGCTCGGCGTCCGGAGCCGGACTGGGCGGAGGTGCACTGGGAGCTGCGGCGCAAGCACGTCGAGATATTGTCAAATTCTGTGGACGGCGACGTGATCAGGCGGCGCGCGCTTCCTTGTTCTCGATCTGAACTCCGTCTTGGTACTTGACTCCGTGAGCGACGAGCGGGAGCAGCTCCGGCCCGTTGAGCCGTCGCCATCGCTGCCCAGCCATCTCCAGGAGTTTGAAGGCCATGGTGATCGCCTTCGCCCTCGATCCCGGCCCCTTCGTCACGCGCTGGCGCAGCCGTACCGTCGCAAACGGCGACTCGATGATGTTCGTCGTCCGAAGGTGCTTCCAGTGCTCAGCAGGGAAGTCGAAGAAGGTCAGCAGCTTCTCGAAGTCCCGGCGTAGCGACGCGACCGCCTTCGGGTACTTCGCTCCGTACTCGGCCTCGAACTCATCGGCGGCGCGTTCGGCGTCGGCCTTGGTCTCGGCATCCATGATCTCGTGCAGCGCCTTCTTGGCGCGGCCCTGCAGGCGCTTGGGCAGCTTGTCGAGCACGTTCACGAGGCGATGCACCCAGCATTGCTCTCGCGTCTCGGGCCAGACGTCGCGCACCGCAGCCCAGAAGCCGAGCGCGCCGTCACCGACCGCGACGACTGGAGCTTCGAGACCGCGATTCTTGAGACCACGGAGCATCGTCTGCCAGCTCTCCTTGCTCTCCCGGTAGCCGTCTTCGACGCCGATCAGCTCCTTCGTCCCGTCCGGACGGGCGCCGATCATCACCAGCAGACACACGCGGTCGTCTTCGAGCCGGACATTCACGTGGATCCCGTCGACCCAGACGTACACGTACTCCCGATCCGAGAGATCGCGCTTGCGAAACGCCTCGTGCTCGGCCTCCCACTGGTTCGTCAGCCGCGTAATCGTCGTCGCCGAGAGCCCCGCCGCATCCTCGCCCAGCAGCGCCGGGATCGCTTCCTGAAAGTCTCCTGTCGACAGGCCGCGCAGGTACAGGATCGGCAGCACCTCATCGATCTTCGGCGATCGCCGCATGTACGGCGGCAGAATTTTGCTCGTGAATCGCTGGCGCTCGCCC
Encoded proteins:
- a CDS encoding IS256 family transposase, encoding MLRVVEKNEEDEIPSLEAIAREGARRMLTAALEAEVAEYVASHRDDRDEDGHALVVRNGHKPARTIVTGSGTIEVEAPRVNDKRVIEGERQRFTSKILPPYMRRSPKIDEVLPILYLRGLSTGDFQEAIPALLGEDAAGLSATTITRLTNQWEAEHEAFRKRDLSDREYVYVWVDGIHVNVRLEDDRVCLLVMIGARPDGTKELIGVEDGYRESKESWQTMLRGLKNRGLEAPVVAVGDGALGFWAAVRDVWPETREQCWVHRLVNVLDKLPKRLQGRAKKALHEIMDAETKADAERAADEFEAEYGAKYPKAVASLRRDFEKLLTFFDFPAEHWKHLRTTNIIESPFATVRLRQRVTKGPGSRAKAITMAFKLLEMAGQRWRRLNGPELLPLVAHGVKYQDGVQIENKEARAA